A window of Nomascus leucogenys isolate Asia chromosome X, Asia_NLE_v1, whole genome shotgun sequence contains these coding sequences:
- the LOC105738088 gene encoding protein SSX2-like: protein MPKKPAEEGNDSKEVPEASAPQNHGKELCPPGNPSTSEKIHETSGPERREHAWTHRLRERKQVVIYEEISDPEEDDE from the exons ATGCCGAAGAAGCCAGCAGAGGAAGGAAATGATTCGAAGGAAGTGCCAGAAGCATCTGCCCCACAGAACCATGGGAAAGAGCTGTGCCCCCCGGGAAATCCAAGTACCTCTGAGAAGATTCACGAGACATCTG GACCCGAAAGGCGGGAACATGCCTGGACCCACAGACTGCGTGAGAGAAAGCAGGTGGTGATTTATGAAGAGATCAGCGACCCTGAAGAAGATGACGAGTAA